A region of the Phyllopteryx taeniolatus isolate TA_2022b chromosome 9, UOR_Ptae_1.2, whole genome shotgun sequence genome:
gagtcacttgcagtagttgtgaaactcttcgtttgtctgcatatctgtattatactgcccccaggtggccaagttgcacacaccagaaggagccgcaatgaattaatcatgatgcacaaactgtttcattctttacattctatttaaatattttaattactacatgtttttataaggtacaatattatagtggtAATTTCCTTATTAGAAAATACaccacaaaatattttgtttgttttctagtGTTTTGCGTAACGAGTGCGGTCGCaggacaaattaaacttgtatctcaagacaccactgtatatattttataatttgtGGAATTGCATTGCAGTATGCTGAGAgggatttatattttttttgcccctttCATGAGGTTCACTAAGCGAAACATTAGAAACACGTCTGTTTGGTGCAGCGCAACCGCAATAATGCACAGTACCTATACAGGTCCatctaaataaattacaatattttggaaaatccaATTCAtgttagttcaattcaaaaagtgaaactgacATTTTATAGATGAGTACTTCTCTGACAGTGCCACTCAAAACCAAGGACATTtaaggatttttatttatttatttatttttcccaccCTCTGAATAGATTCCTTTCATAGCTTCCTGACATATTTTATTTCTGTTCTTTATTTGCTGGTTAGGACGACATATTAGGGCCAAACACAGATGAATCtgtaatattaaatgtatataaataaaagataaattgtggccacaaattCTAAGGCTCCTCAACTGGAAAATGTACACGAGGACGCTCGCTGGGTCGTCTTCTGTACTCAAATGATGTAACGTCGTATGTCGGCCCCGCTGTGTCGTCCCACCGCGCGTTCTCCGCCTCCGCTGTCTGTCTGAGTGCTGCTCGCCTTGCTGTGTTTTGATGTGTCTGCTGTGTCTGTtatctctccctctctctctctctctctctctctctctctctctctttctctttctttctctccctACCTCGCACTCTCACGCCTCGTGGTCTCTCCTAGGAAAAAGTACAGCTTCAGGTCAGTAATCCTTACTGcaataaaaagacaaatccTTTGCAACCCTTTTAATCCGCACTAATGCTGATCCACACTGTAATGTTTATATAGAGATGATAGGCATGATAAATACGCAATGTACATAACTGTTCAACAGATAGCTGGTAATTTAATGCTGGCAAAGTTAGTgtgtacactacaaagacaagatatttaatgttcaaactgataaactttgttttcagcaaataatcattaacttagaattttatggctgcaacacgttccaaaaaagctgggacaggtggcaaaaaagacatcTGAAgacatcactgcatgtaagcggcaaggccgaaaaccaacattgaatgcccgtgacctttgatccctcaggcggcactgcatcaaaaaccgacatcaaggTGTAAAggatcaccacatgggctcaggaacacttcaaaaaaccaatgtcagtaaatacagtttggtgctatatccgtaagtgcaacttgaaactcaactatgcaaagcaaaagccatttatcaacacccagaaacgccgccggcttctctgggcccgagctcatctaagatggactaatgcaaagtggaaaagtgttctgtggtccgacgggtccacatttcaaattgtttttggaaattgtggacattgtgtcctcgggccaaagaggaaaacaaccagccggactgttatggacgcaaagttccaaagccagcatctgtgatggtatggggctgtgttattgccaatggcatgggtaacttacacatctctgaaggcaccattaatcctgaaaggtacatgttttggagaaacatatgctgccatccaagcaacgtctttttcatggacgcccctgcttatttcagcaagacaatgccaaaccacattctgcacgtgttacaacagtgtggcttcatagtaaactagtgcgggtactagactgggctgcctgcagtccagacctgtctcccattgaaaatgtgtggcgcattatgaagcgtaaaatacgacaacggagacccaggactgttgaacagctgaagctgtacatcaagcaagaatgggaaagaattccacctacaaatcttcaacaattagtgtcctcagttcccaaacgtttattgaatgttgttaaaagaaaaggtgatgtaacacagcggtagacatgaccctgtcccagcttttttggaacgtgttgcagccataaaattctaagttaatgattattcgctaaaaacaataaagtttatcagttttaacattaaaaatcttgtctttgtagtgtattcaattaaatataggttgaacatgatttgcaaatcattgtattctgtttaacacaacgtcccaacttcattggaatttgggttgtacatCTGCATTCCCTCAATCATCGTACATTTTTGTTACCACTACACGACCAGTGCCCCCAAATGACACAGTACTGTATACAACTATAGAACATTTGTTTGTCGGTAAGTAAATGAAGTGAGGTCCCGAAGGTTGGTAAAGTTAGTATGCCAATATATCTGCATTCCCCGCAATTTCTGCACGTCGTGTACAGCTGCACGATCAACACCAAATATCGCAGTACTGAATTACAAAACAGACTTTTTGTAAGTAAATGGAGTGTTGTTAGCATGCCAATATTTTCCTCCCtcaataatttatttttcaaatttgctgtagaaattgtttttaattacttcttctaagaaaaaaacatgtatttgaaTGCCCAACCCCAACATCTCTAACATGCAATAAAGTGCCTAATAATGAATAACTTTTGCTCACATCACTCTGTGCACTGCGGTGAGTGGGTCAGCAAGTGCTTTAGCTTCAGGCTTCCTCTTGCCCTCTCTTCAAAAAGCACTTTTCTGCTGTGATGAGTCAAGGTGACACAGTCTTAAgctgactactactactactaataaaaaaatctgtatgGCTAAATCCTGCCGGCTTGTTCTGTCTGTGCAACTGACCTTTGTGGTCACCCAAAAGCTATTAAACACACTGAAAATTGTGAAATGAGGAGGCACCTGGGAGTTTTCCGATAATTCTCTTTTTACGTTCTTTGTCTGTGGTTGCCATGACAGAGAAGGGGACTGGTGGCTGGCTCGCTCCCTGACGACCGGAGAGAGTGGTTACATCCCCAGCAACTACGTGGCGCCGTCGGACTCCATCCAAGCCGAAGAGTACGTCCCTTCCCgcatgatatactgtactgtatcgcGACGACTTTTTCCTTTGCAAGCAAACCGAGCTATTTGTTCTGTGGCCCACTTTCGGCAGGTGGTATTTTGGGAAGATCACTCGGCGAGACTCGGAAAGGATCCTTTTGAATTTACAGAACAGACGAGGAACTTTTCTGGTGAGGGAGAGCGAGACGACGAAAGGTGAGGCTCCAACAATGTCCGGGATATTTACGACGGTACCGACAGATGATGTTTCGAGCTTGCAAACAAcgcacaatgaactagtttcTTGATACCATCATAACTCCAGAATACTTTGTATACAGtatcttacaaccccaattccaatgaagttgggacgttgtgttaaacataaataaaaacaaaatacaatgatttgcaaatcattttcaacctatatttaattgaatacactataaagacaagatatttaatgttcaaactgaaaaacctgattgtttttagcaaataatcattgacttagaattttatggctgcaacacgttccaaaaaagctgggacagggggcaaaaaagactgagaaagttgaggaatgctcatcaaacacctgtttggaacatcccacaggtgaacgggctaattgggaacaggcaggtgccatgattgggtgtaaaaggagcttccctgaattgctcagtcattcacaagcaaagatggggcgaggtacacctctttgtgaacaagtgcgtgagaaaatagtcgaacggtttaagcaaatcattgtatcctgtttttatttatgtttaacacaatgtctcaacttcattggaattggggttgtacatcaaaGTATTAGCAGTCATATTACTTCCTGTGCCATTTCCATTGAAAAGGTACTAATTTACCTTATAAAAACGCAATTGTAATTATAATTTTCCCAAATTATAAAACATTCTGTGCTCAACTGTTCATGCAGATGCTGCACTTATTATTGAGCCTGTGATTTATGACTCAATATAAATTTCCTTTTATGATGGGGAGAAAAATGTGTGGTTAATCGCCACCAAGCAAGGGtacaattaaatttttaaatttaaaataaagtctGAGATGCTGTTCCAGCTATTACAAACTTGTCTAACCCTCCTTGATGCGTTTGAAGTTGAAATGACGACATTTCATTTAGTTTGAAATGGGAGATTTGTTTCATATCGCCTGGAAAACATGACATGATTTCGAGTATATGTTTAAAGCGCCTGTACTGTGTATAGGAGCCCAGGAGCAGTTGTTCTAATCCAGAGGAAAGAAAGGTCACTCAAGTGGCAGATACCCTTTAGCGTTCCTATTAATCACTCCCACACAAGTTTATCGACTGGCCGTTTGCCACGTGCACATTGTGACTGCAGACTGTTAAAAAGTACCATTTAATGGACTGTTCAGACGGTACTGTGCAATTTGAGAAatggaaatgtgaaaaataaagtatGTGGGGAAGTATCATTGCATTTTAACAAGGttgttaaaaaattaataaattatgaaAGCCCTGGAGGTTcatattcacagcgcttcactttccccacattttgtcatcttacagccttattccaaaatggaatgaaGTACATTTTCCCCTAAAGATTCGACACACAACATccataatgacaacatgaaaaaaatatttggggaGAATTTGGcctaaattctatttttttattattattattttttgtatgtatttgaaaaacaatctttaaaaaaaaaattcattaaattGTGTTGTGTGCAGAATTTTAAGGGATCAATTATTGAATAAGCTTgtaacatggcaaaaaaaaaaaaaaaaagtgttaaaagtGAAACTCAGTGTTGCTAATGACAACCACAGTCTGTCTGTACAATTCCCACGTTAAAACCTCAACTTCCTATTCTGCCCAAGCTGGGCATTGAAATGACGAGAAATGACGTCGTCTCTCCACAACTGGTGATCTTCTGCGTGCTTCGCATAGATGCAAAGCTAGCGAGCTCGTTCGGGAGCTAATTAGGAATTTTCAAGAGACACGAGCTCGTAATGACGTCATCTGGAGGCGCTCGCAATCGGCCCGTGACGCTGCGTCTTTGTTCTACGGGCCCGTGCCGGCATTTCCACTGGATTGTCGTCCCTGTCACATACAGCAGCCCAGTCGGGCGGGGGGGTTGTTTTTTTGAAGGAAGCGCGTGTGGCGAGGTAGGGAGGGGTTGAATGTATGAGGGTGAATCACAGTGTCAGAAGTAGGTCAGCCTACGAGGGTGCTACAATTCCCTCCTGGCTACAAGCCCCAGTTCATCATGAGGCTGAAGGGGTAGAATGACATATAAAGGAAGGAGAGGGGAATCTTATTAGATGTCAAATGTGATCCCCGTGAGGACAAGTATGTCACATTATGCGCGAATGGAGTCAGACTGACGAAGACGCCTCAAAAAGGTGGCATCGTTGTTTTTACCAAACCCTGCTATGAGAACATTGCTATGCAGGTGTGAGCGAGTCATTATTTTACTAGCCTCACCTTTTTGTGATAAAGCACGtatattatgcattttatttcacaatttCAAGCCGTTCCCAGGTGTTGTAATCTCTATTATTAGCCTGTTTTTAGGTGTGACAGTTTGGTAAGACGTCACATAACTGAAATACCTTGTGTCACAagctacatttaagtgaaatgtgtggcaacacgtgcagttggatgttaaaatgtcagtaatgacacgttgttatatttgagtgaaacttaTGCTGTGTTCCAGAAGAGTTTATGTTTTGGAACAATATtttggttaaaataaaacattgttcaTCACAGCTGCTGGACATGGTGGGCTTATCAAGTATCGGTACTCTGTATGCACGAGTATTCAATTGTATGTACTcgtaaaaaaaagtggtatcagcGCATCCCTATTTACGCCTTGACAAAGTAAAGCACATCCCTAGACGAGGACAAATGGCACTAGTGCATTCTTCGGGCTCCTATAGGGGCCAGCGGGGAGTTGACGCACCACAGCTGTTGGGGAAACGCCACAGAGCAGCTGTCCCAGACGCCTGACAGGCTTTTATTGTTCCACTCCTCTCTATACGTTTTCTTCCCCTCACCCATAGGAGCTTACTGCCTTTCGGTGCTGGATTATGACAACACCAAAGGCCTGAATGTGAAACATTACAAGATCAGGAAGTTGGATAGCGGCGGCTTCTACATCACGTCCCGCACGCAGTTCACCAGCCTGCAGCAGCTAGTCTTCCATTATCGCAGTGAGTACGCGGACACTGGAAAGTAAACAAACTGGGAAAACCTTCCTGATGTCTTTCTTTGGCCATCTTACAGAGCACTCCGACGGGCTGTGCCATGCCCTGACCGACGTGTGCCCCGTGGCCAAACCTCAGACCCAGGGACTGGCTCGAGATGCCTGGGAAATCGCTCGAGAGTCCCTCCGGCTTGACCTTAAACTCGGCCAAGGCTGCTTCGGAGAGGTCTGGATGGGTAAGAACTGCACTGTGCTATTTTTCAAGCTACGTCCGCACCTCAGTTGATGGAGTACCAACTAGAGCAAGGGTGGGCAGACTGGCGCTCACTTCTTTAATCCGGaccaccgagcatttacattatcaagagtcctgtcatatttgcagttttttccTAAAATCAGTTCATTAAAATTCATTCAATTGTTATTTAGCTAATTAAAAAATTGGTCAAtttatatattgtaaataatgaaatccCATGACGAAGCGACCTACAGGGTTAACGGGTtgggtgttttatttatttttttcttgatcaGGCACGTGGAACGGTACGACGCGGGTGGCCATCAAGACCCTGAAGCCGGGCACCATGTCACCAGAGGCCTTTCTGCAGGAAGCGCAGGTCATGAAGAAGCTCAGGCACGAGAAGCTGGTCCAGCTCTACGCCGTGGTGTCCGAGGAACCCATCTACATCGTCACAGAGTACATGAGTCAAGgtgatttttaattcatttttttatgactgccctctgattggctgggaaccaaaGTTAGGTGGGAGAAGCTCCAGcgatcctaatgaggaaaagtgctTGTAACGATACGTTTAGTTCTTTCTAAATGGTGTTTTCTCTCGCCCCCACAGGCAGCTTACTGGACTTCCTTAAAGGAGAAGCAGGCAAAATGCTTCGACTGCCACAGCTGGTGGACATGGCCGCTCAGGTTGGGCCTGACTTTGCTTCTGTTGTGCCGCATCCCATAATTTCCACATGGCGCCAAAAAGATTCTCTTTTAATTTCTCACGCTACGTCCAGATCGCAGCGGGGATGGCGTACGTGGAGAGGATGAATTACGTGCACAGAGACCTGCGCGCCGCAAACATCCTGGTGGGGGACAACCTGGTGTGCAAGGTGGCCGACTTTGGCCTGGCGAGACTCATCGAAGACAACGAGTACACGGCCAGACAGGGTACGTGTGCAGTTTCGTGTTTTCCACATCTTATTCATTATTGTGGGTTTGCTTTAGGACTGTtactatcgaatctttttataGCTATTTTGTCGAGtactttcttttactttttttttttttactactactaagatgcattttattttcggGGCTGGACTACTTTCCTTAAACTACATATTTTGGTACGTGGTGTATGGTACAAGCTCTGTATAGACTTTGAAACGACAAAAATAGGCTagcattcgcgattagcattagtgcGCTAACgatgaccattttaggtaaaaaaaaaaaaaaaagctaactaccattcagctcactcatagaaatatattacacatctaacagggTCTTAAAGATCccttacagatgctcctctgttgtttttggcaatgtttttcactggTCCAACattgcgtccgtctgcaacaaaagtCAGTGCGGTAAAGACGGACAGTGGTCGGTTAGCCAGCAGTTTCGGCAAGAAACTCTACTAGGTCCTTTTAGTAATGAAGATGGTCAATTGCAgccattgacttttgaattttacaaatgttttggcCTGGCTTGAATGTCTTCTTTCCGCCTCCCCATCATTTGTCAGGGGCCAAGTTCCCCATCAAGTGGACGGCGCCCGAGGCGGCGCTTTACGGGCGGTTCACCATCAAGTCGGACGTGTGGTCATTCGGGGTGCTGCTTACAGAGCTGGCCACTAAAGGCCGAGTCCCTTATCCAGGTAAAGCCTCACACCAACACCTCACGACGGGTGACCTGGAACCTAACCCAGCTTACctttggcgagagaagcggggtacaccctaaaatGCTTGCCAGCCCATCGCACAGCACGTAGACAATTTAGAGAAGGGTTCGCCAACCTTGATGAAAGTGAGAGCTACTTATTTTtgacaaccctgccaaattggaatgatttaaaaaatatatatatcatcaaaGTATATAAACTCAGTGGGCGTCCCCCctgaatgcactgaaaccacAACTTGGAAAAATGGACGCCACTTCGTCTAGCATTGTTCTTATGCCTACATATAACTGCATATTAGATGCTTTTCCAAGCCACAACAACGAGGCCCTCTGGTGTCCACACGTTGGCTACCAAGTCTgacttttctttgaaaaatgtttgcacCCCTCCTCGTTCTTCCACTTTTCTCTGCGTGACGGGCGCACACTCCctgccgacaacgaggcgctctaaagcagccacaccaatggactatccaaagggaagatgcattttccgGATGTAGGCACAGCGAGCTTGCTAACATCGCAAATGCACTGGATAGACCGTGATGTGAACTAAGGCACTGAAGTTCTTCTCTAGTCAACTCATGCAGGACAACAGGAAaactaaaatggtgaaaaactgtttaacacTATATTGCTACATTTCAGTACTAGATACAGTAGTTCTCAGTCTCGTTTTAAGCAATGAgcttaaaaatatgtataatgtatttagaaacaaatctctgaattcatttGACAGGGTTTTTAATAATTCAAAACTcattcattttacaacattaccctgaAAAACAAATGGCTTACAGATATTTAGATTTcgacttccactaacaacccaggctaatcTCAGCTCCTCCACGACAttcaaagcttgtctctcaatCGAGacgtatcacttcaacatacttccttgacaccaatttctGCAGTTtatagacagggctttggcggcTTCTCTGAAGTTTCTTCCCTTTACAGGCATGGTGAACCGCGAGGTCCTGGACCAGGTAGAGCGCGGCTACCGGATGCCGTGCCCGTCCGAGTGTCCCGGCTCCCTGCACGAGCTCATGCTCTCCTGCTGGCGAAAGGACCCGGAGGAAAGGCCCACCTTTGAATACCTGCAGGGCTTTCTGGAGGACTACTTCACCTCCACGGAACCCCAGTACCAGCCTGGGGAGAACCTATAGAACCGCACACTcccattttcacacacacacacacacacacgtggccacacacgcatacactcaAAACCCATCCAATCTGCACTAAACCACGGGATCCTGTGAGGAAACGTCTCTGCCATCATGGACCCGCAGAAGCTGCTTTCTGGACTTTCCAGAGACCTGCAGAATCAAGCTTGTTCAGGACACGCTCAGCCTTTGAGGAGTGAGGGACGAGACCGACGTGAAAGGGTCTACACACTGCGTCAAAGGGGACAGAAGGTCGAATGAAACCGTCCCAGTTTTACGGTACTTTTTTCCGCCCACAAAAGACACGGGTGCCAAAAGCCCCTTTTACACTCTGTAAAAGCAGGCAACTTTTCTCTGGAATGAGGTGAGGGCGGATCGGAGCAATTTTTGAGTATCAGAGCCGTAACTGGGGTCGCGTGCGTCTGGTAAATTTAGGTGGGAAGTAAAGCGGggaaattttggaaatattccaaattggaacTTTTCCATGTAAATTATGGGAATTAACTGGGAATCACATtcaagcattttgttttgtcataagcagacatcTATGCAGCTATCTATCCATATATTTAGTTAGCGgcagcgtatctgaagctcgctcacaaaacaaagcaaaaaaaacaatcgataAGTAGACCAACTGGCTCATAACTGGAAAACCTtcaaatcaaggtaccactgtacttgcatGAAGTCTTGAAACCCAAGTTCGGCAACCTTCCATTTTGTAAATTCCTGATGTATTTCCATAAattcccaactttgaaaatgaCCAGAATTTTGCTAACCTGGCCGTAACAGAGATGGGATTAGTGTGAAAGGCAGGACAGAAGTGTCAGGTTGGACGCTCGCTTATCCCGTCCTGTTGTTTCCAAAGCAATCGCAGGCACCGATATCATCTCTTGATCTGACAGGATTTTCTGGGCGGATCTTCCGTTACGGCTGGGATGCGGCCATTTTATGGGCCTTTCACAGGATTTGAGCGAAAGTGATCCTGCCCCCATCTCCTCTTTCTGCCCTCCTATCAGCGTCTCTGCAGTTTTTTATTCAAAgtgctgctcctgctgctggTTCTTCAAACTTCTTCATGTTTACGTGGAAATGATCTCCGTTTGTTTCCCAGTGGCAATCATGAGAATCAGTAGGCATGCTTATTAGAACCAAGCTGACTCAGTCAGGTGTTGTTCAAATCGGGTCAAAATGAACCACAAAAGGAAGCGTTCGCCACCAACGCAACGCCGCACACAGAGAGATGTTGCGGTCACAGTTTTATCAGGATCAGGTTCAACGACGGTGCGTTCGTAACAGTGCTTGAGATCTTGACATGGGCCGAAAATGGTATCGCTCTCGTCAATTTTGATGACAATTTTTCTACCCAAGGGAAGCGGTTTCATTTGAGTGGACCTTATTGTTAAATagatatttgattgttttgtagaACCTCTCAAATATAAAACTATCCTGACATGCTGGTTTGATTTCCAGGTTGTTCTAATTGTTCAAAAATCATGAATTGGTTCCGGAATCAAACTGTTGctgtcataaaacctttatcaacTGTACAGGTGATTTTCAAAAGTATGAGCCAAAATGGCTggtttgaaccaaaatggccgatttCCTGTCCAATtccaggcatgggtccttgactTTTTTATGCGTTCTGTGATGCTGGACATGTCCACCAAAGTTGGTGTCGATTGATAAAACTAATGTCGgggccaatttatttatttatttattttttccccttctaactttccaggggaaactactgagtgagttttggggGTTGTGTTTAGGAATTCCACCGTCAAAAATGatcatcacacttttttttattttaatttgaatttttttccctctttcctCTCATTGACCACACTTTTTGGAGTTCACTTAGCTCAAGTCACACCAGATTTATCGACatgtcagggggaaaaaaaaaaaaaaaaaaaaaatgtccaaaactTTTCATTGAACCTGAGTGTCCCACTTTTGGGGGTGTTTGAAGTCGGAGGTTCCACTGTCTTGCAAACAACTGGAGGATGGCCGGGGGCATgaaagcatttattcgatatccttgatattcaTCTTAAGGTCCATCCATGTAAAAGTACACTAtttaggacaactttggcatactagttaGAACAACTAAAGGTTAGCGAAGAGGGAagactgtgcactagttgacaactgcgtGATACaagtactactagtgacatcaaattaaacaaaacgACATCTCTCCTTCAACTCGTCAAGTATATTGACTAAACGCTGGAACGGCTTTCCGTACAGCGGCGATACGTCATCTCCGACTATGCATTTCTATTAGCAGTTTCCAGAAGTCACTAGTATAGGGCACGTGAGAGCGGTCCAAGTTCATCAAACATTTCTACAGGCGGCGGACGGGATCCCTGTCCGATACACGGCCGAGCTCAGGACGGCGTCAAAATGTTGACTGCATCTGTGCCAAAACAACTTGACTGCTGTCCCTTTTACTATGAAAGGGGACCCACGTGAgctttcaaaaataattttgcagGGGAAATATGCAAACACGAGGCCCCAGTGTGTAAACGGGAAATCAGGTGGTCATAATAAAAAGTGTGCTCGTGTTGATTTGGAAAGCAGTTGACATGCTTTTTGTGCTTCGTTTGTAATTATGCTGTACATCCACCATGTCGTGTTTACTTGAAGTTACACGGCATCGACCCTTTTCAActtctggttttattttgtatatctCATTGACTGTAGTCACACTGTACATAGTGTAGCGCTCCAAGGGTTGCTTTTGTATTATAATGGCAGATATGTATTTATGTTGGCTGTCACTCACtgcattttgcagttttttttttttttttaaatcactacatAGTATCAGTTTAGGTTGATGCcaaccaaaatgaaaatgacagaaGCAGCAATAATAGTCCAGATACAAACGGGCCCAAACAGGAGGTTGTTATACTGTGgcaataaaaagtctacacacccccgcgcaaagtttttgtgatgttaaaaaaaaaaagagaccaataaaaataatttgaaaacttTCAACTTTTAatgtaacctgtacaactcaattgaaaagaggggaagttaaaaaaatttttttttttttattgctaatgTGTGCACAGCCCCTTATAAATGGGGTGTGGATGTGTTTCGAATTAACAGATCACGTTCAAAATCGTGAAATGTAAGTCAGccatttcaagtgcctctgatgaGCCCCAAATAAAGAGGCAaaagaaatgtcaggaaaagcctgctAGAACACATCCCACATCCTCAgttgtaagagggtgtgcacactaaTGCAACCacattacaatattttatttttgcttccctTTCAAAAACATGAGGGGGGGAGGGAAAAATCGGTCggtgtacaggttataggtcacattaatggtgggaaaattttttaaattatttaactttttttttttttttttttttttttaaatatcataaaaacctggcatttgattAGTG
Encoded here:
- the LOC133483627 gene encoding proto-oncogene tyrosine-protein kinase Src-like isoform X1 is translated as MKPLIPKGLHMGAGKSKPKEPGQRSMSVDGTIGTGSDSGHFHHLGPAQQTQTPNRSPAVGTGRRGYHGYQHAPTNTPELALFGGVDHTGTVTSPQRGPLSGGVTTFVALYDYDSRTASDLTFRKGDRLQIVNNTKKYSFREGDWWLARSLTTGESGYIPSNYVAPSDSIQAEEWYFGKITRRDSERILLNLQNRRGTFLVRESETTKGAYCLSVLDYDNTKGLNVKHYKIRKLDSGGFYITSRTQFTSLQQLVFHYRKHSDGLCHALTDVCPVAKPQTQGLARDAWEIARESLRLDLKLGQGCFGEVWMGTWNGTTRVAIKTLKPGTMSPEAFLQEAQVMKKLRHEKLVQLYAVVSEEPIYIVTEYMSQGSLLDFLKGEAGKMLRLPQLVDMAAQIAAGMAYVERMNYVHRDLRAANILVGDNLVCKVADFGLARLIEDNEYTARQGAKFPIKWTAPEAALYGRFTIKSDVWSFGVLLTELATKGRVPYPGMVNREVLDQVERGYRMPCPSECPGSLHELMLSCWRKDPEERPTFEYLQGFLEDYFTSTEPQYQPGENL
- the LOC133483627 gene encoding proto-oncogene tyrosine-protein kinase Src-like isoform X2, which translates into the protein MKPLIPKGLHMGAGKSKPKEPGQRSMSVDGTIGTGSDSGHFHHLGPAQQTQTPNRSPAVGTGRRGYHGYQHAPTNTPELALFGGVDHTGTVTSPQRGPLSGGVTTFVALYDYDSRTASDLTFRKGDRLQIVNNTEGDWWLARSLTTGESGYIPSNYVAPSDSIQAEEWYFGKITRRDSERILLNLQNRRGTFLVRESETTKGAYCLSVLDYDNTKGLNVKHYKIRKLDSGGFYITSRTQFTSLQQLVFHYRKHSDGLCHALTDVCPVAKPQTQGLARDAWEIARESLRLDLKLGQGCFGEVWMGTWNGTTRVAIKTLKPGTMSPEAFLQEAQVMKKLRHEKLVQLYAVVSEEPIYIVTEYMSQGSLLDFLKGEAGKMLRLPQLVDMAAQIAAGMAYVERMNYVHRDLRAANILVGDNLVCKVADFGLARLIEDNEYTARQGAKFPIKWTAPEAALYGRFTIKSDVWSFGVLLTELATKGRVPYPGMVNREVLDQVERGYRMPCPSECPGSLHELMLSCWRKDPEERPTFEYLQGFLEDYFTSTEPQYQPGENL